From one Maniola jurtina chromosome 5, ilManJurt1.1, whole genome shotgun sequence genomic stretch:
- the LOC123865604 gene encoding serine protease inhibitor-like, producing MAKILFLLFSAFIPYVLTQCTLETAEPRFKRSVYEFSIELLTRLAQEKEIHFVSSTLSTWTLLSSTSLGAADATLAEMRQVLKLHKLKCFNYKYLELAKSITVNNETDVVVERSSAIFVDDKVPILESFKRKIRTAAATFESRAFDDAESAAQRINNFVSYTTHEVIDEIVSPADLEDVFLIIIDAIFFKGTWKTPFPYENTDVGAFYNERGAQVGQVNSMFVTASFNYREAPKLKAEILEIPYGSGARYSMLVFLPLKDESVYTVIDKLKLVSLKTIQNLFDEVGPTQLAVSFPRFKITSDHNNLKELLEDMGLKTMFDSDKAQFPNLSDYPLYVSNFIQKADIEVTEEGTVAAAVTEEEFSFRSGPRQFNVNKPFLFMIVDKKVEVPLFVGAYSKPSVF from the coding sequence ATGGCGAAAATATTATTCCTTTTATTTAGTGCATTCATTCCTTATGTTCTCACTCAATGTACACTGGAAACGGCAGAGCCGCGTTTTAAAAGGTCAGTGTATGAATTTTCGATAGAGCTATTGACGAGACTCGCTCAGGAGAAGGAGATTCATTTTGTGTCTTCCACTCTATCGACATGGACCCTGCTGTCGAGCACCTCACTGGGCGCTGCAGACGCGACCCTCGCCGAAATGAGGCAGGTCCTCAAGCTACATAAGCTTAAGTGCTTCAACTACAAATACTTGGAACTCGCAAAGTCCATCACTGTCAACAATGAAACCGATGTAGTCGTGGAGAGAAGCTCGGCAATATTCGTCGATGACAAAGTCCCGATCCTTGAATCGTTCAAAAGGAAGATTAGGACTGCAGCTGCCACTTTCGAAAGCAGAGCGTTCGACGATGCCGAATCGGCTGCTCAAAGGATAAACAACTTCGTGAGCTACACGACGCACGAAGTGATAGACGAAATTGTGTCCCCAGCAGATCTAGAAGacgtatttttaattataatcgaTGCCATATTTTTCAAAGGCACGTGGAAAACTCCATTCCCTTACGAGAACACTGATGTGGGAGCTTTCTACAACGAGAGAGGAGCTCAAGTCGGTCAGGTTAATTCGATGTTTGTGACCGCATCGTTCAACTACAGGGAAGCACCTAAATTAAAAGCAGAAATACTGGAAATTCCGTACGGAAGCGGCGCGAGGTATTCGATGTTGGTCTTTCTTCCACTAAAAGACGAGTCCGTGTACACTGTAATCGATAAGCTCAAACTTGTAAGTTTGAAGACTATACAAAATCTATTTGATGAAGTCGGACCCACTCAACTGGCCGTATCTTTCCCTCGATTTAAGATAACTTCAGATCATAACAACTTGAAGGAATTGTTAGAGGATATGGGCTTGAAGACGATGTTCGACAGCGATAAAGCGCAGTTTCCTAATTTATCCGACTACCCTCTATACGTCTCCAATTTTATTCAGAAAGCTGACATAGAAGTGACCGAAGAAGGCACGGTCGCGGCCGCGGTGACCGAAGAGGAGTTCTCGTTCAGAAGTGGCCCCCGTCAGTTCAATGTCAACAAACCATTCCTGTTCATGATTGTAGATAAAAAGGTTGAAGTGCCTCTATTCGTCGGGGCGTATTCGAAACCGAgcgtattttga
- the LOC123865603 gene encoding serine protease inhibitor 77Ba-like, which produces MAKLIKIFLLMCLFTLVFGRKFYCNHENALASFKRPTYEFSVRFLDRVAQETYYHFVFSPLSTWLQLMSLAEGARGSTQNEIWKVTRHHRMKCFRRKFREILNSMDEELSFMTKRTNVIVIDKLLDVKESFIDEVRKTNTTKIFSLNFNNPAQAAAKINEAIDMDMNDIDSVFDANDFNLTVLLITDTAYFKSDWLKPFNPVYTSTETFYSEQKVAIGKVRLMHQEENFNLTEVPLINAKVLELPFNTSNRISMLVFLPIEGTVNDLFYNLKNIRLTTIFNLFKAEGTKLVKVKLPRFKITSELRNIPELVYDMGVKRMFYPDLADFGGITDYPLYASLMTQIADLEITEQSARASVMPDTIRIPEDGMQTFSADTPFAYLIVDRLTETILFGGMYRHPSIY; this is translated from the coding sequence ATGGCAAAgcttatcaaaatatttttgttgatGTGTTTATTCACACTAGTTTTTGGAAGAAAATTTTACTGCAACCACGAAAACGCGTTAGCTTCCTTCAAGCGTCCCACGTATGAATTCTCCGTAAGATTTTTGGACAGGGTGGCTCAAGAGACTTACTACCACTTTGTATTCTCACCCTTATCCACTTGGCTTCAATTAATGTCCTTGGCCGAAGGAGCGAGAGGTTCGACGCAAAATGAAATATGGAAAGTGACAAGACACCATCGTATGAAATGTTTCAGACGAAAGTTCAGAGAAATTCTCAATTCGATGGACGAAGAATTGAGTTTTATGACGAAAAGGACTAATGTTATCGTCATCGACAAACTATTAGACGTGAAAGAATCCTTTATCGACGAAGTGAGGAAAACAAATACGACGAAGATTTTTTCATTAAACTTCAATAATCCTGCGCAAGCTGCTGCGAAAATAAATGAAGCTATTGATATGGACATGAACGATATTGATAGTGTATTTGATGCCAATGACTTTAATTTAACAGTTTTACTAATAACTGATACTGCTTACTTTAAAAGTGATTGGTTAAAACCTTTTAATCCAGTGTACACTTCAACGGAGACATTTTATTCGGAACAAAAAGTGGCTATCGGCAAAGTGAGGTTGATGCACCAAGAAGAAAACTTCAATTTGACTGAGGTGCCGCTTATTAATGCTAAAGTTTTAGAGTTACCATTTAACACGAGCAACAGAATCTCTATGCTTGTTTTCTTACCAATTGAAGGCACAGTGAATGATTTGTTTTATAATCTAAAGAATATACGGCTAACGACAATTTTCAATCTTTTCAAAGCGGAAGGAACGAAATTGGTGAAAGTTAAACTGCCTAGATTTAAAATAACATCCGAGTTGCGAAACATTCCAGAGCTGGTGTATGATATGGGTGTTAAAAGGATGTTTTACCCGGATTTGGCAGACTTCGGTGGTATAACTGATTATCCCCTGTATGCGTCACTGATGACCCAAATTGCTGACTTGGAAATTACAGAACAAAGTGCGCGAGCAAGTGTTATGCCTGACACTATACGGATACCTGAAGACGGCATGCAGACTTTTAGTGCAGACACGCCGTTTGCGTACCTAATTGTTGATAGACTTACTGAAACTATACTTTTCGGTGGAATGTATCGTCACCCttctatttattaa
- the LOC123865598 gene encoding uncharacterized protein LOC123865598 isoform X1: MDPQELVPLETGIPRPRPSRHFSQIASRSCYKGPLRLCRLLVLMIVLPSLFIFIPLYMRYRVFSGQMYPMSMTDMRLIDSKISPTWCQRQVVKSNATFNAFVVPGQPELTDELVPVSMTRELELEDDMKEYWGFYLLQGSTVTVSACVRWPGASLIMIKGYKHLQECAYIGDDSSEELDELIESYKQGLMTNTTLLDKINKLNKEDGKANDPGTMKRHKPGVSFHDPNQTANVTSSDNVPTNDVTDHDPKELRQILERLHALRQAAKTESAKYYTPPSHLMALPALHRYRDTNVDRDERRWLTFKDIDSNISGHTKIKTNETTKIAENPHILAVNQTFNNATKNIINTIIQKEIVQSSRDNLINTISKHKRYDKGTIENGIKNNTEAKLITVDKDQNSKEEPNSKEVFEEVLKQLQGLGDRGKRVLARLHETMGVAYQDQSTDAATRSEEDLNHLRSVLVEAIDEEKTKTQRQQKRHQAREDARNKRELLLGQIELQKQLNEDDEARDLAAEEGLEPDGFAEHHNHINETTAFDMSNSEFWSSFSSSEEALLECAGLILNLPLTPHPSCQPTASESESLTAARANALTYRVPANGYYFFVFNSENEVQRNFIRARFDLQKTRYDIALTTLRECRNSTERCDLSLDIFSSQKVVLELPLRNNDSLWNEQFVIVSECEPRTSVYLACVIAVPILILLFAFQ, from the exons GGCCGCGTCCGTCCCGCCATTTCAGTCAAATAGCGTCGCGGTCATGTTACAAGGGCCCCCTGCGCCTGTGCAGGCTGCTGGTGCTGATGATTGTACTGCCCAGTCTGTTCATATTCATACCGCTTTATATGAG GTACCGCGTGTTCTCCGGTCAGATGTACCCCATGAGTATGACGGACATGCGCCTCATCGACAGCAAGATATCCCCCACATGGTGTCAG AGGCAAGTGGTGAAGTCCAACGCTACATTCAACGCGTTCGTGGTGCCAGGGCAGCCGGAGCTGACGGACGAGCTGGTGCCAGTCTCCATGACCAGGGAGCTGGAGCTGGAGGATGACATGAAGGAGTACTGGGGGTTCTACTTGCTGCAGGGGTCCACCGTCACTGTGTCTGCTTGTGTCAG ATGGCCAGGCGCCTCCCTGATCATGATAAAGGGTTACAAGCACCTGCAAGAATGCGCCTACATCGGAGACGACTCCTCCGAGGAGCTGGACGAGCTGATCGAGAGCTACAAGCAGGGTCTGATGACGAACACCACCTTGCTGGACAAGATCAACAAGCTCAATAAAGAAGATGGGAAGGCTAATGATCCTG GTACGATGAAGAGGCACAAACCTGGCGTATCTTTCCATGACCCAAATCAGACGGCAAACGTGACGTCATCTGACAATGTACCCACCAATGACGTCACTGATCATGACCCAAAG GAACTTCGCCAGATCCTGGAAAGGCTGCACGCGCTGCGACAGGCAGCTAAGACTGAATCAGCGAAGTACTACACCCCGCCCTCCCACCTCATGGCTCTGCCGGCGCTGCACCGATACAGAGACACCAACGTGGATAGAGATGAGAGGAGATGGCTGACTTTTAAAG ATATAGACTCGAATATCAGCGGGCATACCAAGATTAAAACAAATGAGACGACCAAAATCGCAGAAAATCCACATATTTTAGCTGTTAATCAAACTTTCAACAATGCTACGAAGAATATTATTAATACAATTATTCAAAAGGAGATAGTTCAAAGTAGCAGAGATAATCTTATCAACACTATATCCAAACATAAAAGATATGATAAAGGAACAATAGAAAATGGAATTAAGAATAATACTGAAGCAAAACTTATCACGGTGGATAAAGATCAG AATAGTAAAGAAGAGCCAAACTCGAAAGAAGTGTTCGAGGAAGTGCTAAAACAGCTGCAAGGCTTGGGAGATAGGGGAAAGCGAGTGCTGGCGCGTCTACACGAGACCATGGGAGTGGCTTATCAAGATCAG TCCACAGATGCAGCAACGCGGAGTGAAGAAGATTTGAATCATCTGCGCAGTGTGCTGGTAGAAGCCATTGACGAGGAGAAGACCAAAACACAGAGACAGC AAAAACGGCACCAAGCAAGGGAAGATGCAAGGAACAAGCGGGAGCTACTGCTTGGACAAATCGAGCTTCAGAAACAGTTAAACGAAGATGACGAGGCTAGAGATTTAGCGGCTGAAGAG GGTCTGGAGCCAGATGGTTTCGCGGAGCACCATAACCATATCAACGAAACAACAGCCTTTGACATGTCCAACTCGGAGTTCTGGTCCTCTTTCTCCAGCAGCGAGGAAGCTTTACTGGAGTGCGCTGGACTGATACTGAATCTACCGCTGACTCCTCACCCTTCATGTCAGCCTACTGCTTCTGAATCCGAGAGCCTTACCGCTGCTAGGGCTAATGCTTTAACTTATAG AGTGCCAGCCAATGGCTACTACTTCTTCGTGTTCAACTCCGAGAACGAGGTGCAGAGGAACTTCATCCGCGCGCGCTTCGACCTGCAGAAGACGAGATACGACATCGCACTCACCACCCTGAGAGAATGCCGCAATAGCACCGAACGGTGTGACCTGTCCCTCGACATATTCTCCAGCCAAAAG GTCGTTTTAGAACTTCCGCTGAGAAATAACGATTCGCTTTGGAACGAGCAGTTCGTCATCGTATCGGAGTGCGAGCCTCGCACGTCAGTGTACCTCGCCTGTGTCATTGCTGTGCCGATTTTGATACTCCTGTTTGCGTTTCAATAA
- the LOC123865598 gene encoding uncharacterized protein LOC123865598 isoform X2: MTRELELEDDMKEYWGFYLLQGSTVTVSACVRWPGASLIMIKGYKHLQECAYIGDDSSEELDELIESYKQGLMTNTTLLDKINKLNKEDGKANDPGTMKRHKPGVSFHDPNQTANVTSSDNVPTNDVTDHDPKELRQILERLHALRQAAKTESAKYYTPPSHLMALPALHRYRDTNVDRDERRWLTFKDIDSNISGHTKIKTNETTKIAENPHILAVNQTFNNATKNIINTIIQKEIVQSSRDNLINTISKHKRYDKGTIENGIKNNTEAKLITVDKDQNSKEEPNSKEVFEEVLKQLQGLGDRGKRVLARLHETMGVAYQDQSTDAATRSEEDLNHLRSVLVEAIDEEKTKTQRQQKRHQAREDARNKRELLLGQIELQKQLNEDDEARDLAAEEGLEPDGFAEHHNHINETTAFDMSNSEFWSSFSSSEEALLECAGLILNLPLTPHPSCQPTASESESLTAARANALTYRVPANGYYFFVFNSENEVQRNFIRARFDLQKTRYDIALTTLRECRNSTERCDLSLDIFSSQKVVLELPLRNNDSLWNEQFVIVSECEPRTSVYLACVIAVPILILLFAFQ, translated from the exons ATGACCAGGGAGCTGGAGCTGGAGGATGACATGAAGGAGTACTGGGGGTTCTACTTGCTGCAGGGGTCCACCGTCACTGTGTCTGCTTGTGTCAG ATGGCCAGGCGCCTCCCTGATCATGATAAAGGGTTACAAGCACCTGCAAGAATGCGCCTACATCGGAGACGACTCCTCCGAGGAGCTGGACGAGCTGATCGAGAGCTACAAGCAGGGTCTGATGACGAACACCACCTTGCTGGACAAGATCAACAAGCTCAATAAAGAAGATGGGAAGGCTAATGATCCTG GTACGATGAAGAGGCACAAACCTGGCGTATCTTTCCATGACCCAAATCAGACGGCAAACGTGACGTCATCTGACAATGTACCCACCAATGACGTCACTGATCATGACCCAAAG GAACTTCGCCAGATCCTGGAAAGGCTGCACGCGCTGCGACAGGCAGCTAAGACTGAATCAGCGAAGTACTACACCCCGCCCTCCCACCTCATGGCTCTGCCGGCGCTGCACCGATACAGAGACACCAACGTGGATAGAGATGAGAGGAGATGGCTGACTTTTAAAG ATATAGACTCGAATATCAGCGGGCATACCAAGATTAAAACAAATGAGACGACCAAAATCGCAGAAAATCCACATATTTTAGCTGTTAATCAAACTTTCAACAATGCTACGAAGAATATTATTAATACAATTATTCAAAAGGAGATAGTTCAAAGTAGCAGAGATAATCTTATCAACACTATATCCAAACATAAAAGATATGATAAAGGAACAATAGAAAATGGAATTAAGAATAATACTGAAGCAAAACTTATCACGGTGGATAAAGATCAG AATAGTAAAGAAGAGCCAAACTCGAAAGAAGTGTTCGAGGAAGTGCTAAAACAGCTGCAAGGCTTGGGAGATAGGGGAAAGCGAGTGCTGGCGCGTCTACACGAGACCATGGGAGTGGCTTATCAAGATCAG TCCACAGATGCAGCAACGCGGAGTGAAGAAGATTTGAATCATCTGCGCAGTGTGCTGGTAGAAGCCATTGACGAGGAGAAGACCAAAACACAGAGACAGC AAAAACGGCACCAAGCAAGGGAAGATGCAAGGAACAAGCGGGAGCTACTGCTTGGACAAATCGAGCTTCAGAAACAGTTAAACGAAGATGACGAGGCTAGAGATTTAGCGGCTGAAGAG GGTCTGGAGCCAGATGGTTTCGCGGAGCACCATAACCATATCAACGAAACAACAGCCTTTGACATGTCCAACTCGGAGTTCTGGTCCTCTTTCTCCAGCAGCGAGGAAGCTTTACTGGAGTGCGCTGGACTGATACTGAATCTACCGCTGACTCCTCACCCTTCATGTCAGCCTACTGCTTCTGAATCCGAGAGCCTTACCGCTGCTAGGGCTAATGCTTTAACTTATAG AGTGCCAGCCAATGGCTACTACTTCTTCGTGTTCAACTCCGAGAACGAGGTGCAGAGGAACTTCATCCGCGCGCGCTTCGACCTGCAGAAGACGAGATACGACATCGCACTCACCACCCTGAGAGAATGCCGCAATAGCACCGAACGGTGTGACCTGTCCCTCGACATATTCTCCAGCCAAAAG GTCGTTTTAGAACTTCCGCTGAGAAATAACGATTCGCTTTGGAACGAGCAGTTCGTCATCGTATCGGAGTGCGAGCCTCGCACGTCAGTGTACCTCGCCTGTGTCATTGCTGTGCCGATTTTGATACTCCTGTTTGCGTTTCAATAA